One segment of Panicum virgatum strain AP13 chromosome 1K, P.virgatum_v5, whole genome shotgun sequence DNA contains the following:
- the LOC120648917 gene encoding TBCC domain-containing protein 1-like isoform X1, with product MADETLDPPPDASPSTPPPPATPAALLRPRREAFEHGLLPIPKLIFPEGTLAQTLAQLKEKLAAAAGPGGRVGAAALAEALQIPQEQAALALGTLAAVLPAEDPALGDGAGDADIRDVLLFLYIQSYKRLVPRSAHKDSPAVADVWPSTSAFDGYLSALSPIQLVRSNSRRFMPSQADEEIHQLSYLQKHMANILTLLADSVEGEGDDSLVLTMESFEHLGFLVQFSEGTSLSQAATFFANSDPDMPAAPVAAAQVLDWMSHNIASSLEYSAERSAAKESNQQTVSDLDVTMAEANTSHSRNSTPSSNPAYYKNVTFVEGFSKTSVVKHASDVKGNSIKVLNCHDSVIYILAPVKYATVYGCSDATVVLGAVGKVVKVEHCERVHIIAAAKRICIANCRECIFYLGVNHQPLVLGDNHKLQVAPFNTCYPQLQDHLMQVGVDPSINKWDQPFVLGVIDPHDSLSHPAGVSDVKAESASCLDPDLFTNFLIPSWFGDERQEPTSCNPFPLPEIYGAFQSKKRSTLEDIQKTIRELQLDENRKREFATALHAQFKDWLYAKYLGLFSPNTLWCVTSTLKLCICMLQRSE from the exons ATGGCCGACGAGACCCTCGACCCGCCGCCGGACGCGTccccgtcgacgccgccgcctccggccaccCCCGCGGCGCTGCTCCGCCCGCGGCGGGAGGCGTTCGAGCACGGCCTCCTGCCCATCCCCAAGCTCATCTTCCCGGAGGGCACGCTGGCGCAGACCCTCGCGCAGCTCAAGGAGAagctcgcggccgcggcgggcccCGGCGGGCGCGTGGGCGCCGCGGCGCTGGCGGAGGCGCTGCAGATCCCGCAGGAGCAGGCGGCGCTCGCGCTCGGCACGCTCGCGGCCGTGCTCCCCGCCGAGGACCCCGCGCTCGGTGACGGCGCCGGGGACGCGGACATCCGCGACGTGCTGCTCTTCCTCTACATCCAGTCCTACAAGCGCCTCGTCCCGCGGAGCGCGCACAAGGACTCGCCCGCCGTCGCGGACGTCTGGCCCTCCACCTCCGCGTTCGATGGGTACCTCTCCGCGCTCTCCCCGATCCAG CTTGTTCGCAGTAATAGCCGTCGTTTTATGCCTTCTCAAGCTGATGAAGAAATTCATCAGTTATCCTATCTGCAAAAGCATATGGCAAATATTCTTACTCTCTTGGCAGATTCTGTTGAGGGTGAGGGTGACGATTCTCTG GTATTGACAATGGAGAGTTTTGAGCACCTTGGATTTCTAGTTCAATTCTCAGAAGGAACTTCCTTAAGCCAGGCTGCTACATTTTTTGCGAACTCGGATCCAGACATGCCTGCTGCTCCCGTCGCTGCGGCTCAGGTTCTTGATTGGATGTCACATAACATAGCTTCTTCACTGGAATATTCTGCTGAGAGGTCTGCAGCAAAGGAAAGCAACCAGCAAACTGTGTCTGATCTTGATGTAACCATGGCTGAGGCCAATACAAGTCATTCACGGAACAGCACACCAAGTTCCAATCCTGCATACTACAAAAATGTAACTTTTGTGGAGGGCTTTTCAAAAACCTCTGTTGTCAAGCATGCATCTGATGTCAAAGGGAATTCAATAAAG GTTCTGAACTGCCATGATTCTGTTATCTACATATTAGCACCAGTGAAGTATGCTACTGTGTATGGTTGTTCTGATGCTACTGTTGTTCTTGGTGCTGTTGGTAAG GTGGTAAAGGTGGAGCATTGTGAAAGAGTGCATATCATTGCAGCTGCAAAACGAATTTGTATTGCCAACTGTCGTGAGTGCATCTTCTACTTGGGAGTTAATCACCAACCTCTTGTTTTGGGGGACAACCATAAATTACAA GTTGCCCCATTCAATACGTGCTACCCGCAGCTGCAGGATCATTTGATGCAAGTTGGTGTCGATCCCAGTATCAACAAATGGGACCAACCTTTTGTGTTGGGAGTTATTGATCCACACGATTCATTATCCCATCCTGCTGGGGTTTCTGATGTTAAGGCTGAATCTGCTTCATGTCTGGATCCTGATCTATTTACAAACTTTTTG ATTCCTAGTTGGTTTGGGGATGAAAGGCAAGAGCCCACAAGCTGCAATCCTTTCCCTTTGCCTGAAATATATGGGGCATTCCAAAGCAAAAAG CGTTCTACTTTGGAAGATATTCAGAAGACGATTCGGGAGCTACAGCTTGATGAGAATCGGAAAAGGGAATTTGCGACTGCCCTTCATGCACAGTTCAAGGATTGGTTATATG CTAAATACCTGGGACTGTTCTCCCCTAACACGCTGTGGTGCGTTACTTCAACTCTGAAGCTCTGCATCTGTATGTTACAAAGATCCGAGTAG
- the LOC120648933 gene encoding zinc finger BED domain-containing protein RICESLEEPER 2-like, translating into MKVKFVKYWEPKPVPNESSLRRRKEYDFNIVIVIATILDPRRKFDYVEFFYEKVCSSFDQADKCTKSAQDWLKKYFNEYERLARSDGSAFVSSSSGSTYTVGSPVLGKRVLEEEFSDFKSRRRVVRRPKSEIDTYLEEDPVEDSKRFDVLGWWKARADQFPVLSKMARDFLAIPLSTVSSESAFSCGNRILGDTRGSLKPQMLEALVSAKDWLTIVQDKDKDKDDEGILSEAVGVGVGQNVPHFLSMLHEDSLPGSLQDSLPSWSQLPQA; encoded by the exons ATGAAGGTTAAATTTGTGAAATATTGGGAGCCTAAACCAGTGCCTAATGAGTCTAGCCTCCGGAGAAGGAAAGAGTACGATTTTAACATTGTAATTGTCATTGCAACTATCTTAGATCCAAGAAGAAAGTTTGATTATGTGGAATTCTTTTATGAGAAAGTATGCAGCAGTTTCGATCAAGCTGATAAATGTACAAAATCAGCACAAGATTGGCTGAAGAAGTACTTCAATGAGTATGAACGACTTGCAAGGAGTGATGGCTCAGCATTTGTGTCAAGTTCAAGTGGAAGCACCTATACTGTTGGTTCACCTGTGCTTGGGAAAAGAGTACTAGAAGAAGAATTTTCTGATTTCAAATCTCGTCGTCGAGTTGTTCGTAGGCCAAAATCTGAGATTGACACATATTTGGAAGAGGATCCTGTCGAGGAtagtaaaagatttgatgtgttGGGTTGGTGGAAGGCTCGTGCTGATCAGTTTCCTGTCTTATCAAAGATGGCTAGGGACTTTCTTGCTATCCCACTTAGCACCGTATCATCTGAATCGGCTTTTAGTTGTGGCAATAGGATTCTAGGGGACACAAGAGGCTCGCTAAAGCCACAGATGTTGGAGGCTTTAGTTAGTGCAAAAGATTGGCTCACTATAGTCCAAGATAAAGATAAGGATAAGGACGATGAAG GGATCTTAAGTGAAGCTGTTGGGGTTGGTGTAGGGCAGAATGTGCCACATTTTCTAAGCATGCTACATGAAGATTCTCTCCCTGGCTCACTCCAAGACTCACTTCCTA GTTGGTCACAACTACCACAAGCCTGA
- the LOC120648917 gene encoding TBCC domain-containing protein 1-like isoform X2, which yields MADETLDPPPDASPSTPPPPATPAALLRPRREAFEHGLLPIPKLIFPEGTLAQTLAQLKEKLAAAAGPGGRVGAAALAEALQIPQEQAALALGTLAAVLPAEDPALGDGAGDADIRDVLLFLYIQSYKRLVPRSAHKDSPAVADVWPSTSAFDGYLSALSPIQLVRSNSRRFMPSQADEEIHQLSYLQKHMANILTLLADSVEGEGDDSLVLTMESFEHLGFLVQFSEGTSLSQAATFFANSDPDMPAAPVAAAQVLDWMSHNIASSLEYSAERSAAKESNQQTVSDLDVTMAEANTSHSRNSTPSSNPAYYKNVTFVEGFSKTSVVKHASDVKGNSIKVLNCHDSVIYILAPVKYATVYGCSDATVVLGAVGKVVKVEHCERVHIIAAAKRICIANCRECIFYLGVNHQPLVLGDNHKLQVAPFNTCYPQLQDHLMQVGVDPSINKWDQPFVLGVIDPHDSLSHPAGVSDVKAESASCLDPDLFTNFLIPSWFGDERQEPTSCNPFPLPEIYGAFQSKKRSTLEDIQKTIRELQLDENRKREFATALHAQFKDWLYASGNIRQLYCLQGD from the exons ATGGCCGACGAGACCCTCGACCCGCCGCCGGACGCGTccccgtcgacgccgccgcctccggccaccCCCGCGGCGCTGCTCCGCCCGCGGCGGGAGGCGTTCGAGCACGGCCTCCTGCCCATCCCCAAGCTCATCTTCCCGGAGGGCACGCTGGCGCAGACCCTCGCGCAGCTCAAGGAGAagctcgcggccgcggcgggcccCGGCGGGCGCGTGGGCGCCGCGGCGCTGGCGGAGGCGCTGCAGATCCCGCAGGAGCAGGCGGCGCTCGCGCTCGGCACGCTCGCGGCCGTGCTCCCCGCCGAGGACCCCGCGCTCGGTGACGGCGCCGGGGACGCGGACATCCGCGACGTGCTGCTCTTCCTCTACATCCAGTCCTACAAGCGCCTCGTCCCGCGGAGCGCGCACAAGGACTCGCCCGCCGTCGCGGACGTCTGGCCCTCCACCTCCGCGTTCGATGGGTACCTCTCCGCGCTCTCCCCGATCCAG CTTGTTCGCAGTAATAGCCGTCGTTTTATGCCTTCTCAAGCTGATGAAGAAATTCATCAGTTATCCTATCTGCAAAAGCATATGGCAAATATTCTTACTCTCTTGGCAGATTCTGTTGAGGGTGAGGGTGACGATTCTCTG GTATTGACAATGGAGAGTTTTGAGCACCTTGGATTTCTAGTTCAATTCTCAGAAGGAACTTCCTTAAGCCAGGCTGCTACATTTTTTGCGAACTCGGATCCAGACATGCCTGCTGCTCCCGTCGCTGCGGCTCAGGTTCTTGATTGGATGTCACATAACATAGCTTCTTCACTGGAATATTCTGCTGAGAGGTCTGCAGCAAAGGAAAGCAACCAGCAAACTGTGTCTGATCTTGATGTAACCATGGCTGAGGCCAATACAAGTCATTCACGGAACAGCACACCAAGTTCCAATCCTGCATACTACAAAAATGTAACTTTTGTGGAGGGCTTTTCAAAAACCTCTGTTGTCAAGCATGCATCTGATGTCAAAGGGAATTCAATAAAG GTTCTGAACTGCCATGATTCTGTTATCTACATATTAGCACCAGTGAAGTATGCTACTGTGTATGGTTGTTCTGATGCTACTGTTGTTCTTGGTGCTGTTGGTAAG GTGGTAAAGGTGGAGCATTGTGAAAGAGTGCATATCATTGCAGCTGCAAAACGAATTTGTATTGCCAACTGTCGTGAGTGCATCTTCTACTTGGGAGTTAATCACCAACCTCTTGTTTTGGGGGACAACCATAAATTACAA GTTGCCCCATTCAATACGTGCTACCCGCAGCTGCAGGATCATTTGATGCAAGTTGGTGTCGATCCCAGTATCAACAAATGGGACCAACCTTTTGTGTTGGGAGTTATTGATCCACACGATTCATTATCCCATCCTGCTGGGGTTTCTGATGTTAAGGCTGAATCTGCTTCATGTCTGGATCCTGATCTATTTACAAACTTTTTG ATTCCTAGTTGGTTTGGGGATGAAAGGCAAGAGCCCACAAGCTGCAATCCTTTCCCTTTGCCTGAAATATATGGGGCATTCCAAAGCAAAAAG CGTTCTACTTTGGAAGATATTCAGAAGACGATTCGGGAGCTACAGCTTGATGAGAATCGGAAAAGGGAATTTGCGACTGCCCTTCATGCACAGTTCAAGGATTGGTTATATG CTTCGGGCAATATCCGCCAGCTCTACTGTCTACAAGGTGATTAA